In the genome of Oscarella lobularis chromosome 1, ooOscLobu1.1, whole genome shotgun sequence, one region contains:
- the LOC136199771 gene encoding netrin receptor DCC-like — protein MSPLLKLAYIVLLSTMGVTRFWKTTAQTEPPSIPGSPTSQTVFTTYSNGTQWSVRLTCKTKYDVTTPSTRQWKRSFGDVVPSEAIQADGSLLLTSIQPHVQATIEGNRYQCIAENSIGKVLSSSAVLTYANFDTASWTQPSGTITGYVDNQVLIPCTVPADAVPVPVVIWFENGVELDTTSASYALSPSGNLYISPVSMSMNESTYFCQITNYHITYQLNSNTATLILKPKAEAPDFEITVQPTDLTITEGQEGFFEASAITNKVITQYSWGFPGDGPSPSFSMRGRSTTTISNAVEGLYTCQIIHDGVATATREPTLTINVPPTISTEISDVTVEYIGHPFSLECTASGKPDVDVVWYRDTVEVARNVGTVTYTVDSAVAPDHAGMYQCFANNKVGEDHKTTQVIIRRPPRVFDPPLVKLDKWTQSSLSLQISDSPGLQATEYFITYWQTNSPVKNLTIQRDPSGETRVNLIGLKPSASYHVQVVARNESHDSQLADHVFVTLKDNDCIPNLQRVRADPLVINWTYVCEGSEALKKITSYVVVYESPKDYRRFSVEKVVMEYSFSELHFNTTYNLSVTAVAQNGALRESNILSVSTKEHSDEKTSDKVTDEVTTIEAVIPTDEDTTGLIAGVVVLSVLLVALGLVVLQLFFYIRSKRNADFAPGDLASKPVEMQSSLYKSA, from the exons ATGTCGCCCCTATTAAAGCTGGCCTACATCGTCCTCTTGTCGACGATGGGTGTAACTCGATtttggaagacgacggcTCAGACAG AACCGCCGTCGATTCCCGGCTCGCCGACGAGCCAGACCGTTTTCACGACGTACAGCAACGGGACGCAGTGGAGCGTCAGACTGACGTGCAAAACGAAATATGACGTGACAACTCCTTCGACTCGTCAGTGGAAGCGAAGTTTCGGCGATGTCGTGCCCTCAGAAGCGATTCAAGCGGACGGATCGCTTCTCTTGACCTCGATTCAGCCGCATGTTCAAGCGACAATAGAGGGCAATCGCTATCAATGCATCGCTGAGAATTCAATCGGGAAAGTGCTGAGCAGTTCTGCAGTGCTAACTTACGCCA ATTTTGACACTGCTAGTTGGACCCAGCCGTCTGGAACGATTACGGGATACGTTGACAACCAAGTCCTCATACCGTGTACCGTGCCAGCCGATGCGGTGCCTGTACCTGTTGTCATCTGGTTTGAAAACGGTGTGGAGCTTGATACGACATCAGCTTCGTATGCTCTATCTCCGTCGGGCAATCTGTACATTAGCCCTGTGTCAATGAGCATGAACGAGTCAACGTATTTTTGTCAAATCACTAACTACCACATTACGTACCAGCTGAACAGTAATACAGCCACATTGATTCTCAAGC CCAAAGCTGAAGCTCCAGATTTTGAAATAACTGTGCAGCCAACGGACCTGACAATCACGGAAGGGCAGGAGGGTTTTTTTGAAGCATCTGCTATTACAAACAAAGTCATTACACAATATTCATGGGGTTTTCCTGGAGATGGTCCGTCACCCTCCTTTTCAATGCGAGGAAGGTCAACAACTACGATATCTAACGCGGTCGAAGGCCTGTACACGTGTCAGATTATCCACGATGGTGTGGCAACGGCTACTCGAGAACCTACTCTCACAATTAACG TTCCACCAACTATTTCTACTGAAATTTCAGATGTAACAGTTGAATACATTGGCCATCCGTTCAGCTTAGAATGCACAGCTAGCGGAAAGCCAGATGTGGACGTTGTATGGTATCGCGACACTGTCGAAGTGGCCAGAAATGTAGGCACGGTCACGTACACAGTAGACTCGGCAGTGGCGCCTGATCATGCAGGAATGTATCAATGCTTTGCAAATAATAAAGTTGGGGAAGATCACAAAACAACGCAAGTCATCATTCGTCGCCCCCCAC GTGTTTTTGACCCACCTCTTGTAAAATTGGACAAATGGACACAGTCCTCATTGTCTCTTCAAATCTCGGATTCACCTGGTTTGCAAGCTACCGAGTATTTCATCACGTACTGGCAAACTAATAGTCCAGTAAAAAACCTAACAATTCAAAGAGATCCCAGCGGTGAAACAAGAGTTAATCTCATTGGCCTGAAGCCAAGCGCATCCTATCATGTACAAGTGGTGGCAAGAAATGAGTCACATGACAGTCAACTAGCTGACCACGTCTTTGTCACCTTGAAAGATAACGACTGCATACCAAATCTTCAACGGGTTCGTGCTGATCCACTAGTGATCAACTGGACATATGTCTGTGAAGGAAGCGAGGCGCTAAAAAAGATCACTTCTTACGTTGTTGTTTATGAGAGCCCTAAAGACTATCGTCGATTCAGTGTGGAAAAGGTCGTCATGGAATACAGTTTCAGTGAACTGCATTTCAACACGACGTATAATTTGTCGGTGACAGCAGTCGCTCAGAATGGAGCCTTGAGAGAGTCAAACATTCTGTCTGTATCAACCAAAGAACACAGTGATGAAAAGACCAGTGATAAAGTGACCGATGAAGTGACCACTATTGAGGCCGTAATACCAACAGATGAAGACACTACAGGCCTGATAGCGggagtcgtcgttctcaGTGTTCTACTCGTGGCTTTAGGACTCGTTGTTTTGCAGTTGTTTTTCTACATCAGAAG CAAGCGGAATGCTGATTTCGCTCCTGGTGATTTGGCAAGCAAGCCAGTGGAGATGCAATCAAGTCTCTACAAATCAGCATAG
- the LOC136190964 gene encoding uncharacterized protein, with amino-acid sequence MSPLWLQTHANFTEIPSLVSAQMIKFSTGSTNRGVLFRVKLIEAGVLNDDQAYSIQIGFFFTHPGDSDPFILICDGNFCVGFIYQDPNIARVYGGIDSSQCSGQVSSNSITAPQSSPTIWNIRFEIYPDSTSGITYVSTKSFTNKFGQILKPSRGLHFKVCRDQFYETYQFHLFELAVYSNK; translated from the exons AtgtctcctctttggctACAAACTCACGCCAATTTTACGGAGATTCCATCTTTGGTGTCCGCGCAAATGATCAAATTCTCTACTGGATCAACGAATAGAGGTGTATTGTTTAGA GTCAAAttgattgaagctggagttCTAAATGACGATCAAGCCTACTCTATTCAgattggctttttctttacGCATCCAGGCGACAGTGATCCGTTTATTCTAATCTGCGACGGCAATTTCTGCGTTGGTTTTATCTACCAAGATCCAAACATTGCTCGTGTTTATGGCGGCATTGATTCTAGTCAATGTAGCGGCCAAGTTTCTAGTAACTCCATCACTGCACCACAATCATCTCCAACTATCTGGAACATTCGCTTTGAAATTTATCCGGATTCTACGTCAGGAATTACGTACGTTAGCACAAAATCATTCACAAATAAGTTCGGTCAAATATTGAAGCCGAGTCGAGGTCTTCACTTCAAAGTGTGCAGGGATCAATTCTACGAAACATATCAATTTCATCTGTTCGAGCTGGCTGTGTATTCGAACAAATAA
- the LOC136186078 gene encoding uncharacterized protein: MYPKTLTKTKRAKQVDPHRCARFAWRCVAIAFDHAVYQSRTRSFWDDYIAKRPTHGFAASAECTGGGRSSVPADPSSGPSVCLPLEDYTQLKKDASGCSGESTDAPPPSTPSQSVSSSALLLYRYMSPLWLQTHANFTETPSSVSAQAIEFSTGSIIYSVLFRVKLIEAGVLNDDQAYSIRIGFFFAHVGSNSKPHLQICDGNYCVAFLFAYPNSAYVYAGIDSVSICGGGPSSGPVNAPQSSTTNWNINLEIYPNSTSGIIYVSTNSLTHEFSKKLKPSQGLHLKMCRALIDQTYQFHLIELAVYSNK, from the exons ATGTATCCGAAGACGCtcacgaagacgaagagggcGAAACAAGTCGATCCGCATCGCTGTGCAAGATTCGCTTGGCGTTGCGTCGCAATCGCTTTCGATCACGCCGTCTACCAATCGCGAACTCGTTCATTTTGGGACGATTACATAGCGAAGCGGCCAACTCACG GATTTGCGGCATCAGCTGAGTGTACAGGAGGCGGTCGTTCTTCCGTTCCAGCTGATCCGTCATCGGGGCCCAGTGTGTGCCTTCCACTTGAAGACTACActcaactaaaaaaagatgCATCCGGCTGCAGCGGAGAATCG ACGGacgctcctcctccatcAACTCCGAGCCAG AGCGTTTCGAGTTCGGCGCTACTACTCTATCGCTACAtgtctcctctttggctACAAACTCACGCCAATTTTACGGAGACGCCATCTTCGGTGTCCGCACAAGCAATCGAATTCTCTACTGGATCAATAATCTACAGTGTATTGTTTAGA GTCAAAttgattgaagctggagttCTAAATGACGATCAAGCCTACTCCATTCGGATTGGCTTCTTTTTTGCGCATGTAGGTAGTAACAGTAAACCACATCTTCAAATCTGCGACGGCAATTACTGCGTGGCGTTTTTGTTCGCATATCCAAACAGTGCTTATGTTTACGCCGGCATTGATTCAGTTAGCATATGTGGCGGCGGACCGAGTAGTGGCCCTGTCAATGCACCACAATCTTCTACAACTAACTGGAACATTAACCTCGAAATTTATCCGAATTCTACATCAGGAATTATCTACGTTAGCACAAATTCATTAACACATGAGTTCagtaaaaaattgaagccgagTCAAGGTCTTCACCTCAAAATGTGCAGAGCCCTCATAGACCAAACGTATCAATTTCATCTTATTGAGCTGGCTGTGTATTCGAACAAATAA